One window of Thermocoleostomius sinensis A174 genomic DNA carries:
- the pstA gene encoding phosphate ABC transporter permease PstA — MTAQDSQILYDERAPKDSLFQPNLAGRYKLDSIFSVLALVCTLFGLLVLAWLLIDVLVDGLPRLNWNFLTSFPSRRPDQAGLLSALVGSLWLILIVAVVAFPVGVGAGIFLEEFVTDSWWENIIEINIANLAGVPSIIYGLLGLAAFVRFMAPITGGRSILSGGLTLALLVLPIVIVATREALRAVPGSLRQAGFALGATRWQVVREHILPQALPGILTGTILALSRAIGETAPLITIGALTFISFLPSGIRDSFTALPIQIYNWVSRPQPAFHELAAAGIIVLMVVLLLMNSLAIYLRNRLQQSR, encoded by the coding sequence ATGACTGCCCAAGATTCTCAAATTCTTTACGATGAGCGTGCTCCCAAGGATAGTCTTTTTCAACCAAATTTAGCGGGGCGCTATAAGTTAGATAGCATCTTCTCGGTGCTGGCACTGGTGTGTACGTTGTTTGGCTTGTTGGTGCTGGCCTGGTTGTTGATCGATGTACTAGTCGATGGGTTGCCTCGCCTAAACTGGAACTTCTTGACCTCATTTCCATCTCGTCGTCCCGATCAAGCTGGCTTGCTTTCAGCGTTGGTAGGTTCGCTGTGGCTGATTCTGATTGTGGCTGTGGTTGCGTTTCCCGTTGGAGTTGGCGCAGGCATTTTTTTGGAAGAGTTTGTCACTGATAGCTGGTGGGAAAACATTATCGAAATCAATATTGCTAACCTGGCCGGAGTCCCCTCGATTATTTACGGCTTGTTAGGTTTAGCGGCATTTGTGCGGTTTATGGCTCCTATCACAGGAGGTCGGAGCATTCTATCTGGCGGTTTAACACTGGCCCTGCTAGTGTTGCCGATCGTAATTGTGGCAACTCGTGAGGCGTTGCGGGCGGTTCCTGGTAGTTTGCGTCAAGCAGGGTTTGCATTGGGGGCAACTCGATGGCAAGTAGTACGCGAGCACATTCTGCCTCAAGCATTACCCGGTATTCTCACTGGAACTATCTTGGCATTATCGCGGGCGATCGGTGAAACGGCTCCGCTAATCACGATCGGAGCGCTGACTTTTATTTCGTTCTTGCCCAGCGGCATTCGCGATTCGTTTACTGCCTTGCCTATTCAAATTTACAACTGGGTCTCTCGTCCACAACCTGCTTTCCACGAATTAGCAGCAGCAGGCATCATTGTATTGATGGTGGTTCTGTTGCTAATGAACTCGCTGGCAATTTATCTACGCAATAGACTGCAACAGTCTCGTTAA
- the pstC gene encoding phosphate ABC transporter permease subunit PstC, with amino-acid sequence MTLDSPTPGSSSLWQPNRQLSKTMENIVKVVFAAFAFVSVITTIGIVLTLIFETIEFFRAVPLWRFLTDRQWTPLFSNQQFGIFVLISATIMTSAIAILVAVPLGLMAAIYLSEYASPKLRKWLKPALEVLAGVPSVVFGYFALLTVTPFLQAFIPGLQGFNALSAGIVLGISIIPLVASLSEDAIYSVPRSLRDGSYALGTTKRETITSVVLPAALSGIVASVILAVSRAIGETMIVTLAAGQNPRLGFNPLVPVQAMTAYIVQVSLGDTPAGSLAYKTIFAVGMTLFLMTLVLNLFSFWFVNRFREKYD; translated from the coding sequence ATGACTCTTGATTCACCCACTCCGGGTTCGTCCAGTTTATGGCAGCCTAATCGTCAATTGAGTAAAACGATGGAGAATATTGTCAAGGTCGTTTTTGCGGCTTTTGCCTTTGTCTCTGTCATCACGACGATCGGAATTGTCTTAACACTAATTTTCGAGACGATCGAATTCTTTCGAGCGGTTCCGCTTTGGCGCTTTTTAACCGATCGCCAATGGACGCCGTTGTTCTCTAATCAGCAGTTTGGTATTTTCGTGCTGATTAGCGCCACCATTATGACTTCGGCGATCGCTATTTTGGTAGCCGTGCCGCTCGGATTAATGGCAGCCATTTATCTCAGTGAATATGCCAGTCCCAAACTCCGCAAGTGGTTGAAGCCAGCGCTAGAAGTTTTGGCAGGGGTTCCGTCGGTTGTATTTGGTTACTTTGCCCTATTAACAGTGACACCGTTCCTGCAAGCGTTTATCCCAGGATTGCAGGGATTCAACGCCCTGAGTGCTGGAATTGTACTTGGCATTTCGATTATTCCTCTGGTCGCTTCTCTCAGTGAAGACGCTATTTACTCGGTGCCCCGCAGTTTGAGGGATGGTTCCTATGCGTTGGGCACAACTAAGCGAGAAACAATTACCTCAGTTGTGTTACCCGCCGCGCTATCGGGCATTGTTGCCTCCGTGATCTTGGCGGTATCGCGGGCGATCGGTGAAACCATGATCGTGACCCTGGCAGCAGGGCAAAATCCACGCTTGGGCTTCAACCCACTGGTTCCAGTGCAGGCAATGACCGCCTACATCGTACAGGTAAGTTTGGGCGATACACCCGCCGGGTCACTTGCCTACAAAACCATCTTCGCAGTGGGTATGACCTTGTTCTTGATGACTTTGGTTCTGAACCTGTTCAGCTTCTGGTTTGTCAACCGTTTCCGGGAGAAGTACGACTAA
- a CDS encoding response regulator transcription factor, with protein sequence MEKWHSRNGYQTTRVLLVDSEKSICDTVRLALIEEGLEVICLSDGRTAWEELYLAERQRHSDRQNFPFHLIVLDAVLPGMNGLEICRFVRARRNPVPILMISHKNSEEDKVLGLEMGADDYLTKPFHLRELVARCRCLLRSHLNYLCQPTVLSFGDIRLYPDEYRVEIQGQPVNLPLQEFRILQLFLKHPQQILTQAELIKQVWGNDREIHPKTLRAYIERLRKKIESNPKAPQYIKTARGKGYCLGSIQ encoded by the coding sequence ATGGAGAAATGGCACAGTCGAAACGGATATCAAACCACACGAGTTTTGTTGGTTGATAGTGAAAAATCTATTTGCGACACGGTCAGGCTTGCTTTGATTGAAGAGGGATTAGAAGTAATTTGCTTGTCAGATGGGCGAACTGCCTGGGAAGAGCTTTATCTTGCTGAACGACAAAGACATAGCGATAGACAAAATTTTCCGTTTCATTTAATTGTTCTGGATGCCGTTTTACCAGGAATGAATGGATTGGAAATTTGCCGGTTTGTTCGTGCCCGTCGCAATCCTGTACCAATTTTAATGATTAGTCATAAAAATAGCGAAGAAGATAAAGTCTTAGGATTAGAAATGGGAGCAGATGATTATCTAACAAAACCATTTCATCTACGAGAACTGGTTGCTCGGTGTCGTTGCTTATTACGTTCCCATTTGAATTATCTTTGTCAACCTACTGTTTTAAGCTTTGGCGATATTCGGCTATATCCCGATGAATATCGAGTTGAAATTCAGGGACAGCCTGTTAACTTACCCCTACAGGAGTTTCGGATTTTACAACTATTTCTTAAACATCCCCAGCAGATTTTAACTCAGGCGGAACTGATCAAACAGGTTTGGGGAAACGATCGCGAAATTCATCCTAAAACGCTGCGCGCTTACATTGAACGGTTGCGCAAGAAAATTGAATCGAATCCGAAAGCTCCACAATACATTAAAACGGCACGAGGTAAAGGCTATTGTTTGGGTAGTATTCAGTAA
- the pstB gene encoding phosphate ABC transporter ATP-binding protein PstB, protein MVNASHPTITETVLRTKNLNVYYGSSLAVRDVSLDIPPRQIVAFIGPSGCGKSTVLRCFNRTNDLIPGARVEGKVTFHGKDLYGKGVDPVEVRRRIGMVFQKPNPFPKSIYENIAFGARINGYKGNMDELVETSLRKAAIWDEVKDKLKQSGLGLSGGQQQRLCIARAIAIEPEVILMDEPCSALDPISTLRVEELMQELKEQYTIVIVTHNMQQATRVSDYTAFYNAEATEGGNKIGYLVEYAPTEQVFNNPMEQATRDYVSGRFG, encoded by the coding sequence ATGGTTAATGCCTCTCATCCTACTATTACCGAAACCGTTCTTCGCACGAAGAACCTCAATGTCTATTATGGTTCTTCGTTGGCGGTTCGAGATGTGTCACTTGATATTCCTCCGCGCCAAATCGTGGCGTTTATTGGCCCATCTGGATGTGGTAAAAGTACGGTTCTACGCTGCTTCAACCGCACCAATGATCTGATCCCTGGAGCGAGGGTTGAAGGTAAGGTTACGTTTCACGGCAAAGATCTGTACGGTAAAGGTGTTGACCCGGTTGAGGTGCGTCGTCGCATTGGTATGGTGTTCCAAAAGCCAAACCCCTTTCCGAAATCAATCTACGAAAATATTGCCTTCGGTGCTCGGATTAACGGCTACAAGGGCAATATGGATGAACTGGTGGAAACCTCTCTACGCAAAGCTGCCATCTGGGACGAGGTGAAGGACAAGCTGAAGCAGAGTGGTTTGGGCTTGTCGGGTGGACAACAGCAACGCCTGTGCATTGCGCGGGCAATTGCAATCGAACCTGAAGTGATTTTGATGGACGAACCCTGTTCAGCGCTTGACCCCATTTCAACTTTGCGCGTGGAAGAACTGATGCAGGAGTTGAAAGAGCAATACACGATCGTGATTGTAACGCACAACATGCAGCAGGCAACCCGTGTGTCTGACTATACGGCTTTCTACAACGCAGAAGCCACGGAAGGTGGTAACAAAATCGGTTACTTGGTTGAATATGCACCCACAGAGCAAGTGTTCAACAATCCAATGGAGCAGGCTACACGAGACTATGTGAGTGGTCGCTTTGGTTAA